The genomic region TAATGTCTGTATTCCAGTCTCCGGACTCGGTATATGACCCTGAGGTGTATCTTCTGCATCATCTAGCAATTGTAGAGTAGCTTTTCTGTTttatgaaacatatatatatgcttttgTTTTATGCACGAGCGCCTACACCATtctcttaattatataatttgataaaactgATGAAAATCCCcgtttcaacttttattttttatttatctatcaacaaattaattaattaatccagtATGCATcctacatattaattaatatatctaatTAGGATTTAATTGGTAGCTTatgcattaattaatgtattagGAAATTATAAGTcggatatataaaaatataaattagtataatctcaagttacaaaaacaaaaaagtgaaCCCAAGAAGTACAACAGaaactaatcaatttatttgtttgaaatGCGACGTCGTCAGAAATCATCAGAGGAAGCAAGTGGGAATGATGAGAGTAGTGTGGAATACTTTGTTCTTGAAGATGTTTGGCGATGTTACGATGAGTGGAGCGCATATGGTGCAGGAACTCCTGTGCTACTTAACAATAACAGGAGTACTACTAGTAGTGATGGAGGTAAGAGTACTACCCGGGTTGTCCAATACTACGCTCCATTTCTATCTGCTATCCAGCTCTACACGAACGTCAGCTGTCATGAGACCACACCAATAGATTCTTCAAGTAATAATATGGATGACGTTGACGTCCACCTCCACGAACCAGCTGCAGCGGCAAGGGAACGGAATCCTGTCGCCTACCCTTACTTCCAGTACTGCGAGACTATTTCTCCTTACTGGAGACTTCCTCTGGTGGATaaggtatatatatctatatctatatacatcATCATCAGTTAAGTAACATTCTCATCAACTCTACGGATcaatgtctatatatatatatatatatttactttgtaattaatattatattattatataacttataatagATTGCTGAATTGGCTGCTGACGGCTTTCCGGGACTTATTTCACTGAAAAGCATTGATTTATCTCCAGCAAGTTGGATGTCTGTTGCATGgtaattaagaattaattagttatttatttttgtatcgaatatttataaatgttatttgGAATCATTAATGGTGTtggttttaattattaaataataatgtgtaGTTTACTACTAATTTCgggaatttaattaattaattggtagGTGTCCTATATATCACATTCCTTTTAAAGGGAAGGTGGAAGACTTGTCAACATATTTCCTTACATTTCACACATTATCCTCCAGTTTTCACGGTACGTATCCATTTCATGATTTTTCcctttattctaattattggATTGTTTccacataatatatatggtTTTGTTCTCCTTCTTTTGAATGAAATGAATTCACCCTTAACTATGGAGGTAGTATTACAAACACCTTTTCCATTATTAAAATcttcaaacatatataaaaaaaaaaaaaagtaaatgtattttaattacccttcttataatatgtatatcaTGTTTCCCCTTTCAagtcaaaatatcaaataaatatgaaacCAAATTCTTTTCATCAACAATTTTAGTCACGATGTCATgtttgggaaaagt from Sesamum indicum cultivar Zhongzhi No. 13 linkage group LG3, S_indicum_v1.0, whole genome shotgun sequence harbors:
- the LOC105157500 gene encoding uncharacterized protein LOC105157500, which codes for MPSWSGWGSWSSSASSSPAPVQSNLESFLHSVTPLVPTKPLSLKSSEEASGNDESSVEYFVLEDVWRCYDEWSAYGAGTPVLLNNNRSTTSSDGGKSTTRVVQYYAPFLSAIQLYTNVSCHETTPIDSSSNNMDDVDVHLHEPAAAARERNPVAYPYFQYCETISPYWRLPLVDKIAELAADGFPGLISLKSIDLSPASWMSVAWCPIYHIPFKGKVEDLSTYFLTFHTLSSSFHDYTQGNYNHVSFPFVVEEAVHAKSENKISLPPFGLSTLRMQGDIWINHVAGDYEKLINLYCAADSWLKQLKFHHRDFDYYQKINHEVASIYN